A stretch of DNA from Phycisphaerales bacterium AB-hyl4:
TGGCTTCGTAGGCCTGCTGGATGGCGGGCTCCATCTTCGACCAGTACCGCGGGCTGAAGTTCATGCGGGAAACATCGAGATTGATGCCAACGCTTCGGGAGCGTGTCTGATGTTTCTGGTAGCGGCGCCAAAGTTCAGCGGGGTCGTGATCCAAGGGTGTGCTCCTGCGAGTCGTGAGGCATGTTGTGTTGCGGTCATCAGCGTTGGCCGAGTTGATCGCGGCGCGGGGGCATGACGGTCAATCGGTAACGCTGGCTGGTTTCGGGGTCGTAAAGCTCGGCCGAGGTGACCGGCTCGGTGCGGTCGGGCGACAGCAGGCCGGCGGTCGGGAACGCTTCCTGGTAGCGGTTGATGAAATGTCGGAGGCTGAAGCTGTTGTCCACGCCGATGTCGATGCGGCTGATCTCGCGGACATATTGGCGGTTGACCCAGAGCTGCATGTCTTCGAGCACCTCGGGGCTGCGGTTGATGATCTGGATTCGGCCGCCCCGCCGCTGCACGAGGATATCCAGGTCGTCGGCGTGCTCGGCCTGATCCGGGTACGCCAGCGTCGCGAGGTTCTGCGCTCGCTCGTCGTCGACGAAGGTACTGGTGCTGCAACCTGCCAGCAGCAGGCCGACCGCCAGCAGCGCGGCGCTGAGAACGGGCCGAGGGTGGGCTTGTGCGACAATCCGTTTTAAAAACATGCGGCTTTTCCGTGGCCAATCGTGCGAATCAAAGCCTCCATCATGGCGAGCTTGGCGTTGTGAAGCAAACGCGCAGGCCCTCGTGGGGCGGTATAATGACCCCTTATGCCCACAATCGGCAACGTACAACTCGACGCACCCTTTTTCCAGGCGGGCCTGGCGGGCTATTCCGACGCGGCGATGCGGCTGGTCGCCCGGCGGCACGGCTGCCCCTATTGCGTCACCGAGGCGATGCTCGATCAGTTTCTCATCGCCGGCGGCAAGGGGCTCGCGGCAGCGCAACTGAACAACGCCGACCACCCGATCGCCGGCCAGCTCATGGGCTCACACCCGACCGAGATCGCGATGGGGGCGAAGATCCTCGTCCAGCTCGGCTACGACGTAATCGACATCAACCTCGCCTGCCCGGTGAAGAAGATCAAGAAAAAGGCGCGCGGCGGACACCTGATGCAAGTGCCCGACGAGGCGATCGCCATTCTCGACGCCGTGCGGCAGGCGGTGGGCGACGATCGGCCATGCACGGTGAAGCTGCGGCGCGGCAGCGATGACAGCGTCGAGGCCGAGCGACATTTTCACCGCATTTTCGAAGCGGTGATCGAGCTGGGCTACGCCGGCGCGATCGTGCACGGCCGAACGGTCGAGCAGAAATACCTCGGCCCATCGCGGTGGGCCTTTCTTCGCGATTTGGTGCAGCGATACAAGCCCGAGGGCGGCGACGCCCCCCTGCTCATCGGCGGGTCGGGCGACATCTGGTCGGCAGCGGATATCTTCCGCATGATCGATGAAACGGGCGTCGACCTGGTGAGCGTCGCCCGCGGGTGCATCGGCAACCCGTGGATCTTCGAGCAGGCCCGGGCCCTGCAGCGCGGCGACGCTGAAGGCGGCCGACGCTCGCCCACGCTCGCCCAGCAGCGCGGCGTGCTGCGGGAACATTTCGAGCTGTCACTATCGCTGCACGGCGAAAAGAAGGCGGGCATGATGATGCGCAAGTTCGGCATCAAGTTCTCACGGCATCACCCCGACGGCGAGGCGGTACGGCAGGCGTTCATCACCGTCAAAAGCCTCGCCGACTGGGAGGCGGTGCTCGCGCGCCATTACGCCGGCGACGGACCGGGTGTCGATGTCGCCCTCGCTCGGCCGGACGAGGCGGAGCATGCAAGCTGCAACGAACCGCTCGGCGCGACGTGAACCGCCAGGCCCGGCGGGAAACCGCGATCCTCGCTACAATCGCGGCTTGTTCGGACCCGACTTGAACCTGCAACAGGAAATCCAGCCATGATGCGATCCGCGTGGCTATGCGTACTGCTGGGACTGACGACAACGCTCGTCCTCACCGGCTGCGCCCAGACCTATGTCAACATCCCGGCACAGGCGGGCGATGTCGCCAGCCATGACCCCAACAGCTCGAACGTGCGCGACATTCAGGTGCAGGCGATCCGGGTCGTGCTGCGCGATCGGCCGCTCGAGTCGCCGATCGGCATCATCCTGCCCGAAGGCACGGAGCCGCTGTTCACCGCGGCGGTGGCGTCGGACCTGGGCGAAGGCGTCTACGCGCTGACCGACCTCGAAGGTTCGCCGGCTTCGGTTATTGAGGTCGATCAGATCCGTATCCGCGGCACGAGCGCCGAGGTCGACGTCATTCGGCCGCGCGGAACGGAAGGTCGACAGACCGTCACCGTCTACCTCACACGCACGCCCTTCGTCGGCTGGTCCGTCGAACGCACACGCGCCTGGCAGGGCATTATCACTCACTGACCAGCCGGGCACTCACTGGTCACCCGGGCTCGCCTCTGGAACTCACGCGTCATCAAGGCTCCAGATCACGGGATGGTTCTTGCCAGCCATCACCTCGCCGACTTTGACGTCGGAGGTAAGCGCCTGCCAGTTACCCCGCTGGTTGTCGTTCTTCGGCTCGGCGAGCAGCATGTCCTGGTCCATGTAGATCACGGTGTGCACCTTGCGCGGCTGTTCCGTTGTGTTCGGCCCGGCGCGGTGCAATGTCCAGCCATAGTGAAAACTCACCTCGCCGAGGTCATAAGGCTCATAAACCTCGATGAGCCCTTCCTGACGGATGGCGTCGCGGATGCGCTGTTCGCTTTCGTCGCTGATGGCGAGGTCTCGGCCGATGTTTTTCAGGTGGCTGCCCTTGCCGAAACACAGCGGACCCATCTCGGTGGGCACCGGCTGAAGCGGAATCCACGCGGTGACGCTGCGGGCGGACGCCATCGGCCAATACTGTTGATCGACATGCCATGGCGTGAATCCACCCCCGGGCTCTTTGTAGAGCGACTGGTCGTGGTACAGCCGAACGCCGCGCGTGCCCAGCAGTTCGGCTGCGATGCGGGCGATGCGCTGACTGAAGGTGAACGCCTTCGCGTCCGCATCTTTATGCCAGAGGTGGCCGACCTGGATGAACGCCTTGCCGTAGGTGCTGCGTTTCTCCAGCGGCGTGTCTTTGTTGGGGTTGTGATCGAGCGTGAGTCGGGTGATTACGTCGCCGTAGTGGTTGAGCACGGCTTGGTCGAACACGTCCTTGAGCTTGATGAAGCCGTCTTCGCGGAACTGCTTGAGCTGCTCCGGCGTGACGCTGTAAGGCTGGTCGATCAGATCGAGGCCGGCTGGGGCGGTTGGTTGCGATGAACTGGCCATGGTAAGTGCTCCTGGTGCTGGCGGCGGGTTGGTTTCCTGACAACGCGAGTCATCTTCTGTTGATGCACGATCCGCCGCCACGCCACAATTGCCCCGATACTCATACGATTTTGATCATTTTTATGTATTCGTGGATTAATCATGTACAATTTCCGTCATGCAGCCGACGCTTACGCTTCTGCCGCGGTCGCCCGAGCAGACGCTCTACTGTTTTCGCCGGGTCGATAGCCGCTTCGATTTCGACTGGCATCACCACCGCGAATATGAGCTGACGTGGATCGGCGAAAGCCACGGTCGGCGATTCGTCGGCGATGCGATTGAAGAGTATCAGCCGGGCGAACTGGTCCTGCTTGGCCCGCACCTGCCGCACACCTGGGCGTCCTCCGCGCCGGCCGGACCGGATGCGGTGCATGAAGCGGTGGTCATCACGTTCGATGACGACTGGGTGGTCAGTTTCATTGATCACTGCCCGGAATTTCGCGCGGTGTCGTCGCTGCTTCAAGCGGCGCGGTCGGGCGTGGTGTTCGACCCTGAGCGGGTGGCTGCGTTGCGTCCGCGCATCGAGGCGCTGGTCGATCTGCCAGCCACGGACCAGTTGCTTGAGTTGCTCGCCATCCTGCAACGACTGGCGGACGATGACAAAGCCCGCCAACTTGTAAGCGATGGCTATCTTCAACATTCGCGATCGCACGACGCCCGCGCCCAGCGCATGCTCGAACACATCCTCAATCACGTCGACCAGCCGCTGCAACAGGCGGACGTCGCGGCGCGGGTGGGCATGACGCCGGCCGCGTTCAGTCGATTCTTCCGACGCGTGACCGGCCGCGGGTTTGTCGAGTACGTACACGAACTGCGCGTCGGCCAGGCCTGTCGCCTGCTGATCGAAACCGACTGGCCGGTGTCGCGCATCTGCTTCGAGGTGGGGTTTGGCAATCTTGCGAACTTCAACCGCGTGTTTCGTCGACTCAAGGCGATGCCGCCGCGCGGGTTTCGGCAGCGTTTTGCTCAGCCCGCTCCCGCTCGTGACGCGGCGAGCAGCCAAAGTGCTTGCGGTAGTCCCGTGAAAACTCGTTGATCCGCGGATACCCCAGCCGATCGGCAATCTGTGTGACCTGCAACGTCGAATGCCGCAGCAGGCCGCGCGCCATGCTCATGCGGATCTGCCGAATCCGTCGCATCGGCGGCAGGCCAGTCGCACGACGACAGGCGCGGGTGATGGTCGCTCGGCTGCGCCGCGTCATCGCCTGCATCACCGACAGACTCATCGGCTGCGAAAGGTCCTTCCGACAGCGCGTTTCGATTTCCCACCACCACGCGGCGTCATCCGCCTCTGCCGTCACCAGTTCGGCAGGTTCGGCAAGCTCGGCGAGCAATGACAGCACGCGGCCGTGCACGCGCAGTGATCGCTGCGCTTCGCCGAGCGAGCGATCCTGCCAAGCCGTGTGCACCGCGCGGAACTGCTCACGTAGCGACCGCGATGTCCGCCGCACGCGCCGCTCGAACGCTGGCGGCGCGAGTGAAGGCGCGATGACGTTCAACGTCAAAAACGTCCACGGCGCCGACACCACCTCGACATGTACCGATTCATCCTCGTGAAACCAGATCAGATCGCCCGGCCCCAGCGTGTATCGCCTGCCTGCAACGTCGTGCACCGCCGAGCCGACGAGCGTTAATTGCAAAAGATGCCCCGGCAGGCTCGACGCCACCGTCTGTTCGCCCGCCTCCGTGCGTGTCATCTCACGACACAGCAACACCTGTCGCACGGGCGATGCGCCCACGGCCGGCATCGGGTCAACCGCATCATCCTCATGACTCAAATTGCGCACTGTTCGTGACAAACTGCTATTCCCGTCGGCTACGGTTCGCATCACAATAGACACCACTTTCATTGAACCCGCGACTGCTCGCAAGCGTCTTCTCTGCCATGAGCCAACCCAACCCGACCGCCGATGCCCCCCTGTCGCTGCTCGCCCTGACGCGGCGCCTGCTGGGTGATTATGCCGCGAACGTGCGATTCGAATCGTCGACCGAGGTCGGTGCCCATGCGTTCGAATGGGAGCCGGCGGCAAACGATATCGTCATCCGCGGCCGAACGGGTGTGGACCAGGCCCGCGGGCTCTTCGATTATCTGCGTGAATCGGCCGACGCCTGCCTGACATGGGAAGGCGATCGGCTGACCCTGCCGCCGCGCACGCCTCGGCCGGGCGTGCGGCGAGGCGAAACGGCGCTGCCCTACCGCCATTATCTCAACCAGGTCACGTTTGCCTACTCGACCGCGTGGTGGGACTGGCCGCGATGGGAGCGTGAGATCGATTGGATGGCGTTGCAGGGTATCAACGCGCCGCTGATGGCCGTGGGGCAGGAAAGCGTCTGGCAGGAAACGTGGCGAGCGTTCGGCGTGAGCGAAACAGACCTGGCTCGCTACTGGACCGGGCCCGGCTATCTGCCGTTTCACCGGATGGGCTGCATCGACACGCACGCTGGCCCCTTGCCCAGGCGGTGGATCGATCGGCAAGCGAAACTGGCAACGAAGATCCTCACGCGCATGCGCGACTATGGCATGACCCCCGTGCTCCCCGCCTTTGCCGGCCACGTCCCCGAAGCGCTCCGCCACATCCGCGCCGATGCGAACATCACACAATTGCAACCCTGGGCCGGCTTCGAGGGCACTTGGTTTCTTGACGCCGCCGACCCCATGTTTCACGACATTCAGCGAACATTCCTTGCCAACCTCGTCAATCAGTTCGGCACGGATCACCTTTACGCTGCTGACCCGTTCATCGAAACCGCCCCAACCACTTCCGACCCCACTGCATTGAGCGAGCTTGCTCGGGGCATGTTGCAAAGCATGACCGAGGTGGACGCGGATGCTCAGTGGGTGCTCCAGACCTGGCCGTTCTCTTACATGAAAGAACACTGGGGCCCGGAACAGGTGCAAGGCTTTCTCGCCGGCATCCCGCGCGATCACCTGCTGCTGCTGGACCTGTACTGCGACGTCACCGAGTTGTGGCGAACGTTCGACGCGTTTCACGGCAAGCGATGGCTCTGGTGCGCGGTGGACAACTTCGGCGGCCGGGGCGGCAGCATCGCCTACGGCCGCATGGACAGCCTCGTTCAACGCTTCCACGATGCAAAGCAAGACCCCGTCCGCGGCGAGCTTGCCGGCATGGGCATCGTCTGGGAAGCGATCGAGGAAAACGCCGTCATCGCCGACCTTTTCATGGACGGCACGTGGGAGGCCGAGCCAACCGATCTCTCGCAGTGGCTGACCAACTGGGCTCATCGCCGCTACGGCCAGCCACACTCCGACGCCGTCGCCGCGTGGCAACTGCTTCGCAAGACGGTTTACGCCGCGCCGCGATCGCTGGAGACCACGCCTTACCCCGCCCTCTGCACTCGGCCGGACCTGGTCGGTGCGCGACCGCTTGATGATTGGTACGACCCGGCCGATCTGATCGCCGCCGTGTCGCATCTGCTCGCTGCCGCGCCGGCGGTGGGCGACGAAGCACTTTATCGGCACGACCTGGTTCGCATCACGCTGCGCGCCTTGATGCGCGTCGGCGACGAGCAGGTGGCCCGACTGCGCGACCGACTGTCGGCAAGCGACGCCGCCGGTGTACAGCAGCAAGGCGAAGCGGTGCTCGCGTTGATCGCCGCGGCCGAGCGACTGGCCGCCACGCAGCCGACGCTGCTGCTTGGCCGATGGATCGCCTCGGCTCAGCAATGGGGCGACACATCCGCCGAGCGCGACGCACTGGCGCACAACGCCCGGCAGCAGGTGACGACATGGGGCGGGCCGATCCTCACCGACTACGCGTGCAAGCCATGGGCCGGGCTGTTTCAGCCGTTCTATGCCGAGCGATGGAAGCGATACATCGACGCCGCCCGCCGCGCGTGTGACGCCAACCAGCCACTCGACCTCGCCCGGCTCGCCGAGCAACTCGCCGAGTGGGACAACGCCTGGCTGCAGCAAAACCACACCCCTCCTGCCGATCCGGTCGGCGATCCGCTGGCTGTCGTGCGCGAAATTCATCAGACGTTTCTACAACCAGCCCACAGCGCCTTCGCGGGCACAAAGGAGTAACACCGTTGGCAAAGGTCTACTACATCGGCGACTGGGCCATCCAGATGGGCCCGATCTATGCGGAGACACCTTTCAACTACGCGTGGAAAGGCACGGATCTGATCAACTACGGCCAGTGGCTCAAAGACGCCCTCGCTAACGCCGACCAGCACGACGTCGCCAGTGTCCCCACATGGGACTTCTACCGCCTTCCACCCGGCGGATACGAAGATGTACTTGAATCGCATGACGTGATCATCTTTTCCGACGTTGAAGCCAAGAACTTCCAGCTTGATCCTTCCTTCTTCCAGCGTGAACGCTTCGGCAAGCAGGTGCTCACCTTTCCCGATCGCGTTCGCCTCACCACCGAAGCCATCCGCCGCGGCAAGGGCATGATGTTCCTCGGCGGTTGGCTGAGCTTCAACGGTGAAATGGGCAAAGGCGGCTGGGGCCGTACACGACTGCACGAAGTTCTGCCCGTCACCTGCCTCGAACACGAAGACCTCGTCGAAAGCACGGAAGGCTTCACCGCCGTCGCCGAGCAACCCGACCACCCGATCCTCAAGGGCATCGACCTCGCAACGCTGCCGCCGATCCTCGGCTACAACCGCGTCCAGCCGCGCGAAGGTTGCGACATCATCGCCCGCTGGCGCGAAACCGGCGACATCATGCTCGCCGTCGGCAAGGTCGATCGCGGCCGCGTGCTCGCCTACACCTCCGACCCAGCGCCGCACTGGGGCTGCAACTTCGTGTTCTGGGAGCAGTATCCGCGCTTCTGGGAAAACGCCCTCGCCTGGACGCTCGGCGAAACCGGGTGAAAGGCATGGATACAAATGCAACCCACCATCAACGCTCTACGTCCGCTTCGCCGGCTGTGCTTCGGGCGGCAGGTAGATATTCTGCCGCCATTCCTCGTAATACGTCGCTGCCAACGCCAGCCACCCTGCCGCCTCCACCGGGCTCGGTGCCGGGCTGGACGAAATATCCAGATGCACACGACCAACCAGGCCCGGCAGCATCTCCCTGCGCACGCGCTGCGCCAGGTAACTCTGCGCCAAGCGCGGCTGCAACATCTCACCGATCAGAATCACACGGCTCGGCCGAATCAGGTTGATCGCATTCCCCAACGCCATCGCGAGGTAATCGAGAATCATGGCCACAGTCGGGTCATGCCCGTCAAATGTCGCAAGCCGATCGGTAAGCGTGCTGTCGGCCGCCGCGTCTTTTTCATCGCGCGATCGCATGAAGCGCGTGCTGAAAATGCACGCCAGGCAACCCTCCCGCCGACAGTGGCAGCGGTCGGTCTTCACGTCGAAGCGCATATGGCCCAGTTCATTGCCACCCGTCACACAGCCGCGGTTCGGCTTGCCATCCACAAGCATCGCTGCGCCGATCGCGCCATCGCGCACGCTCACCAGCAGCGAGTCTTCCTCTGCCGATGACGAACCGGTGAGCAACCGCTGCGCCGCGATCGCGTGCATGTCATTTTCCAGAATCACCGGACACCCGTTCGCCGCCTGGTAGATCGGGTCCAGGTCGACCATCAACTGCCCCGGCGCCGCCGCACTGAGCACCAGCTTATGTTGCACCGGATCCATCAGCCCAGGCAGGCTCACGCCCACCGCGCTGACCTGGTCGGTCATGGCACGTTCAAGAAGATCCTTCGCGTCGGTCACCACCGCTTCCGATCGACTGACCTTGCGCGACAGCGTTCGCCCGAGCACTCGGCCGTAGGGCGTCAGATACCCCACACTCACCCTTCCGGGCTCGATCGCCAGCCCGAGCACGCCCCATCCAGAATCGTTGATCTCGACCGGCACAGGCGGCCGACCTCGGCCGTACGCCGGCTTCGACTCGTTCTGCTTCAGCATCCCGCGGTCGATCAACGCCGACACCGTCGCGCTCACCGTGCTCGGCCGAACGCCGACCTGCTCGTGCAGCTCCCATCGGCTCAGCGGACCGTCGCAATACAATAAACGCAACAATCGGCTTTCAAGCGGGCCGGGCAACGTCGCCATGGGATCTCCTGTTGACATACCTTCATCATAACACCATCAACCCGTCTGCAACCTCGTGCAAAGGGGTGATCCATCCCCCTCCGACCCATCAGTCGGCCGACGAAAGGTACGCTTCCATCTGCACGCGCGGCTGCAGCTCGCCCGTCAACGGTGCGTGGCCGCGAAGAAACTCGATCGCCGCATCACGTACCACCGGATTCTCTGGATCATCATCGACAATTTCGACACCTTCCTTGTCCAGGACGTAATCCTGGATCACGTGTGCCGCCGCGACAACGGTATACATCTGCCCATCGTCCAACGCCGTGCCTCCCACGCGTATGTCGTCATCATGCACCTCCATGCCCGACAGATGCAGCGGAAACGACTCGCCATCGAATGCCTGCTCCACCATCGTCCGCAGGTTTCGCCCAGGCGTTCGTACGACGATCATATGCTGCCGGGTATAAGCACCCATGATCCGATACAGATCGCGCGTCAGCACCGGCCCAGCCTCCAGCCCCGCCGCCCGGAACTGCGTCGAATGGAACAGCCCCACATCCGCATCCGCCCACGCCCGTACCGCGTCCGCCAGCAGGTTGCCAAGCGGCGTCTCCCGATCCGGCGCACCTTCGCCAGTGATTGGCGATGTCGCCGTCGTCAACGCTTCGTCCAGCGTCGGCCGGGCCCGTTCAACGTAAGTCTCATACGCCGCCACAACCGCCGGGTCGTCCGCGGTGTCTTCCGTTACGGCAATCAACTGATGGTCGGGAAAGCTGTAATCCTCCCAGCCCGTCGGCTTGTCCACACCGCCATGGCCCCACCACTGCTCGTCTCGACCGTTGATCGACACGACACCCTCACCCGGCTTCACCAGCATGTCCACTCGGCCAAGATGAAACGCATGCGGCCCGGGATGCAGAATCAACGTGTCATTCACATACCAGGGCTCCTGAATCGTCCGATGCGTATGCCCTCCCAGAATCGCATCGATCCCGGACACCGCCTCCGCGATCTCCTGATCAAACCGATGCCCCATGTGACTGACCAGCAGTACCACGTCCGCCTCGTCGCGCAGCTTCTCCACCATCTTCCGAGCCGTCTCGACATGTTCGAGAATCTCAATGCCCTCAAGCGTGCGTGGATACTGATAGACCGCAGTGAAATGCGTATTGAGCCCAAACGCCGCGATCTTCACACCGCCCCGCTCAAACCAGACCACGTCTTCCATGTCGTACCACGCTTCGCCGGTTTCTTCGTCGACGAAGTTCGTGCCGAGCATGGGGAATTCAAGTTGGTCTATAAACCGTTTCAGCGTTTCCTGCCCGAAGTCGAATTCATGATTGCCTAATACGGTGATATCGAACTCCAGCGCATTCATCGCGTCCGCAATAGGCAGTCCGCCGAACATGTACTGCTCCGGCGAGCCGTTGATCACATCACCGCCATCGGTCAGCAACGTGTACGGCATCTGTTCCCGCACCTCGTGTACGAGCGTGCCAAGCTTTGCTAGTCCCTGCGGTTCGTCCGGGAAATAGATTCGCCCATGCAGATCGCAGACGTGGAGGATGGTGAGCACCACCTGTTCCGAATCATCGTGATCCTGGTCCGCCACAACCGGTCCAGTCCCGAGAAGCATCAAGCAAAGCATAAGGCCCGCCGTTGTGAATCGCTGTGTCAATACCATGGATGTCTCACCTTGATCAAATGATTACCATCGTCAGAATATCACCGCATCAATCCTGCAATCCGCGCACATCGTAAAGAGCGTAATTGTCGCCGTCGCCCCATATCTCTTCGCCGGACTGCCGTTCTGCATGACCGTCGAAGAACAGAATGTTTGCGCCACGCTGGTGCGGGTATCGCTGGTACAGCGCCCCCCCCGCCTGGGAACGCGTCTGGTCACCGTAGACGTCCCACCCATCAACCGGGTTGACATGAACGGCGCTATAGACTGTGAAAAACTCGTTCGCCTCAGTCAATTGCAAACGACGTGAAGGACTCCTGATTTCACCTTCGTGGTGAATACGCCACCCGTTCCATCCCACACCGGGGAGCGAATCGCTATTCATGGCGTACATGAAGTTGATCGCGTTGTTCAACTGAATCGCAGCGTGGGCATCAGGGCAATGCAATGTCCAGTTACGCTGCCACGCACCAACTTCGCTTTCCCAGCCGCTCGGCGGAGAGGACATTCCAAGCGATTCGCGTACCGAGGGAATGTTAAAGTACGTGTAATAAGTGTAACCGACCCCGGATCGCCAGTTTGGATTCGTGTTATTGGGTGAGCGTACGGGAATCTGGTAACCATCATGGTCGGTCGCGTAGATCGCGTTCGCGATGCCAATTTGTCGAACGGTACTCATGCACTGAACCGCACGAGCCGTACCGCGAGCCGCCCCCAATGCCGGCAGCAAAATTGATATAAGAAGAGCAATAATGCTAATGACGACTAAAAGCTCGATGAGCGTGAAGCCCGCATGGCTTGTTCGAGCGATCGTTGCATTCGTTTCTCGTGTCATTGTGATATTCCATTTCGCCAGAGGTCCGATCCGCCACAATAGGCGAACGTAGTCAGAAAGATGACGCCTTCCCCGGCCATATCCATCCTGATGTAGGCACTTGTTCATTGATCTTGCCGTTGGTGACACCATGCGTCGAAAGGCTGTTCGGCGGATTTTGTTGAAGATCCAGGCATTCGAACTCGCACCTGAAACAGAGCACGCTACAACTTCCTTTCAAATTACCGCACGCCGCAGATTGGATCAAGAGAAAAACGACTAATTTTTCACTGGACGTGAATTATTTGGAGGGCGACCTCTTACTCATGGCCGCGAACCCGCGGTAACGACGTATAGACTTGTTGGTTAATGGTTTACTGTCGATGATATCGTCGTTTCGGAACCTGATAATGATGGATTTAAACTCGCGGCGAGTTCGTGTGTGGCCGTATTAACGTATTCTTGACAACAAATCTTTCCGTCATTCCTTCAATCCCGTCCCGGTAACGCTCTGAACGAAATAGCGCTGCGCTGCGAAGAAAATTGCCAAACATGGCAGCATGGTCAGAAAACTCGCCGCCATCAATTCGTTCGCATTGCGCACGCCGTATTCGCTGTTGAAGCTATTCAGCGCGAGCGCAAGCGTCTCCTTCTCAGGCGAGTTGAGGTAGATCAATGGGCTGAGGAAGTCGTTCCATGTCTGCATGAACGTGTAAATCGCCACGATGGCGATCACCGGCTGCGACAGCGGCAGCATGATCCGCCAATAGATCGTCCAATGCGACGCACCATCGATCCGCGCCGCTTCGAGCAGGC
This window harbors:
- a CDS encoding phytanoyl-CoA dioxygenase family protein, with the protein product MASSSQPTAPAGLDLIDQPYSVTPEQLKQFREDGFIKLKDVFDQAVLNHYGDVITRLTLDHNPNKDTPLEKRSTYGKAFIQVGHLWHKDADAKAFTFSQRIARIAAELLGTRGVRLYHDQSLYKEPGGGFTPWHVDQQYWPMASARSVTAWIPLQPVPTEMGPLCFGKGSHLKNIGRDLAISDESEQRIRDAIRQEGLIEVYEPYDLGEVSFHYGWTLHRAGPNTTEQPRKVHTVIYMDQDMLLAEPKNDNQRGNWQALTSDVKVGEVMAGKNHPVIWSLDDA
- a CDS encoding tRNA dihydrouridine synthase, encoding MPTIGNVQLDAPFFQAGLAGYSDAAMRLVARRHGCPYCVTEAMLDQFLIAGGKGLAAAQLNNADHPIAGQLMGSHPTEIAMGAKILVQLGYDVIDINLACPVKKIKKKARGGHLMQVPDEAIAILDAVRQAVGDDRPCTVKLRRGSDDSVEAERHFHRIFEAVIELGYAGAIVHGRTVEQKYLGPSRWAFLRDLVQRYKPEGGDAPLLIGGSGDIWSAADIFRMIDETGVDLVSVARGCIGNPWIFEQARALQRGDAEGGRRSPTLAQQRGVLREHFELSLSLHGEKKAGMMMRKFGIKFSRHHPDGEAVRQAFITVKSLADWEAVLARHYAGDGPGVDVALARPDEAEHASCNEPLGAT
- a CDS encoding helix-turn-helix domain-containing protein, which encodes MQPTLTLLPRSPEQTLYCFRRVDSRFDFDWHHHREYELTWIGESHGRRFVGDAIEEYQPGELVLLGPHLPHTWASSAPAGPDAVHEAVVITFDDDWVVSFIDHCPEFRAVSSLLQAARSGVVFDPERVAALRPRIEALVDLPATDQLLELLAILQRLADDDKARQLVSDGYLQHSRSHDARAQRMLEHILNHVDQPLQQADVAARVGMTPAAFSRFFRRVTGRGFVEYVHELRVGQACRLLIETDWPVSRICFEVGFGNLANFNRVFRRLKAMPPRGFRQRFAQPAPARDAASSQSACGSPVKTR
- a CDS encoding ROK family protein, whose amino-acid sequence is MATLPGPLESRLLRLLYCDGPLSRWELHEQVGVRPSTVSATVSALIDRGMLKQNESKPAYGRGRPPVPVEINDSGWGVLGLAIEPGRVSVGYLTPYGRVLGRTLSRKVSRSEAVVTDAKDLLERAMTDQVSAVGVSLPGLMDPVQHKLVLSAAAPGQLMVDLDPIYQAANGCPVILENDMHAIAAQRLLTGSSSAEEDSLLVSVRDGAIGAAMLVDGKPNRGCVTGGNELGHMRFDVKTDRCHCRREGCLACIFSTRFMRSRDEKDAAADSTLTDRLATFDGHDPTVAMILDYLAMALGNAINLIRPSRVILIGEMLQPRLAQSYLAQRVRREMLPGLVGRVHLDISSSPAPSPVEAAGWLALAATYYEEWRQNIYLPPEAQPAKRT
- a CDS encoding alpha-N-acetylglucosaminidase, yielding MSQPNPTADAPLSLLALTRRLLGDYAANVRFESSTEVGAHAFEWEPAANDIVIRGRTGVDQARGLFDYLRESADACLTWEGDRLTLPPRTPRPGVRRGETALPYRHYLNQVTFAYSTAWWDWPRWEREIDWMALQGINAPLMAVGQESVWQETWRAFGVSETDLARYWTGPGYLPFHRMGCIDTHAGPLPRRWIDRQAKLATKILTRMRDYGMTPVLPAFAGHVPEALRHIRADANITQLQPWAGFEGTWFLDAADPMFHDIQRTFLANLVNQFGTDHLYAADPFIETAPTTSDPTALSELARGMLQSMTEVDADAQWVLQTWPFSYMKEHWGPEQVQGFLAGIPRDHLLLLDLYCDVTELWRTFDAFHGKRWLWCAVDNFGGRGGSIAYGRMDSLVQRFHDAKQDPVRGELAGMGIVWEAIEENAVIADLFMDGTWEAEPTDLSQWLTNWAHRRYGQPHSDAVAAWQLLRKTVYAAPRSLETTPYPALCTRPDLVGARPLDDWYDPADLIAAVSHLLAAAPAVGDEALYRHDLVRITLRALMRVGDEQVARLRDRLSASDAAGVQQQGEAVLALIAAAERLAATQPTLLLGRWIASAQQWGDTSAERDALAHNARQQVTTWGGPILTDYACKPWAGLFQPFYAERWKRYIDAARRACDANQPLDLARLAEQLAEWDNAWLQQNHTPPADPVGDPLAVVREIHQTFLQPAHSAFAGTKE
- a CDS encoding AraC family transcriptional regulator, with product MSRTVRNLSHEDDAVDPMPAVGASPVRQVLLCREMTRTEAGEQTVASSLPGHLLQLTLVGSAVHDVAGRRYTLGPGDLIWFHEDESVHVEVVSAPWTFLTLNVIAPSLAPPAFERRVRRTSRSLREQFRAVHTAWQDRSLGEAQRSLRVHGRVLSLLAELAEPAELVTAEADDAAWWWEIETRCRKDLSQPMSLSVMQAMTRRSRATITRACRRATGLPPMRRIRQIRMSMARGLLRHSTLQVTQIADRLGYPRINEFSRDYRKHFGCSPRHERERAEQNAAETRAAASP
- a CDS encoding glutamine amidotransferase, whose amino-acid sequence is MAKVYYIGDWAIQMGPIYAETPFNYAWKGTDLINYGQWLKDALANADQHDVASVPTWDFYRLPPGGYEDVLESHDVIIFSDVEAKNFQLDPSFFQRERFGKQVLTFPDRVRLTTEAIRRGKGMMFLGGWLSFNGEMGKGGWGRTRLHEVLPVTCLEHEDLVESTEGFTAVAEQPDHPILKGIDLATLPPILGYNRVQPREGCDIIARWRETGDIMLAVGKVDRGRVLAYTSDPAPHWGCNFVFWEQYPRFWENALAWTLGETG